From one Anopheles bellator chromosome 1, idAnoBellAS_SP24_06.2, whole genome shotgun sequence genomic stretch:
- the LOC131209688 gene encoding NHL repeat-containing protein 2, producing the protein MALVSRALHLHVKQFHREVALRTSSVIKTIREHGEPRSFQFRSKPSFLHPSSTLPAVIKIGTRMSSSPEGQDMMEVLASNSNQLADDLCSAGSNPAKRQKYVMDYLKVADRESKSVTAEFPDGLDWFNVNEPLSLQGSLRGKVVVLDFFTYCCINCMHILPNLKRLEHLHPIEQGLVVVGVHSAKFRNEKDSANIHAAVERYEITHPVVNDSGTAMWRQLRVQCWPTLMILGPRANPLLVIMGEGNYEDLKLYIGSTLRYYREKGELLQHSLPMNLSQTAGLASNLKFPGKIARSEGGNDEELYAVSDSGNHRVLIIEANGTVRHTIGGKASGFVDGSFKKARFNAPQGVAFRGMDTVFVADNENHAIRRIDLTERTVSTVVGNGVQGNDRTGGKGGREQPISSPWDVAVYTTRDLDMSFHVDESKAPLKEVLLVAMAGIHQIWAVFLQDTIWWKFKKYTAGSCWAIAGSGHEQNRNTSYPHSAAFAQPSGLAINREVKEMYLADSESSAIRKISLTDGKVLAVAGGDRNPVDLFAFGDVDGKQYAAKFQHPLGVAYNSKDGCIYVADTYNHKVKKIDATTNCATTCEFREANGAIKRFNEPAGLCLDRTGQLLFIADTNNHELFVANLFDSTIRPLKLHFPVAEAMDCGTEVVRSQKLIKLYPRSGNATLRLGFDFAFPETSTKLTEGAPQRWSLALPSTEWGCEQTKGTLDVSVRSLALHLTPPAGVFTTNGNPVTIDVAFKLNLCEGDVCFPKEFTVRLDVQLCDGAAQAVEGGDTQERCQVQLSRAKVLLKHD; encoded by the exons ATGGCTCTGGTTTCGCGTGCGCTACACTTACACGTCAAACAGTTCCATCGAGAAGTTGCATTGCGAACGTCATCGGTAATCAAAACAATCCGCGAGCACGGTGAGCCAAGGTCCTTTCAGTTCCGATCGAAACCCTCTTTTCTGCACCCCTCGTCTACGTTACCGGCGGTCATCAAAATAGGTACCAGGATGAGCTCATCGCCCGAGGGTCAAGACATGATGGAGGTCTTGGCCAGCAATAGCAACCAGCTTGCGGACGACCTTTGTTCTGCCGGGAGCAACCCGGCCAAACGCCAGAAGTACGTAATGGACTACCTGAAGGTTGCCGATCGGGAGAGCAAAAGCGTGACGGCCGAATTCCCGGACGGACTGGATTGGTTCAACGTGAACGAACCTCTGTCGCTGCAGGGGTCACTCCGTGGCAAGGTCGTAGTGCTGGACTTTTTCACTTACTGCTGCATTAACTGCATGCACATTCTGCCGAATCTGAAGCGGCTGGAGCACCTCCACCCAATCGAGCAgggcctggtggtggtcggtgtccACAGTGCCAAGTTCCGGAACGAGAAGGACTCAGCCAATATCCATGCTGCCGTCGAGCGGTACGAAATAACGCACCCGGTGGTAAATGATAGCGGTACGGCGATGTGGCGCCAACTGCGCGTCCAGTGCTGGCCAACATTGATGATTTTGGGTCCACGGGCGAACCCACTGCTCGTGATTATGGGCGAGGGCAACTACGAGGATCTGAAGCTTTACATCGGCAGCACGTTGCGGTACTACCGCGAGAAGGGCGAACTGCTGCAGCACTCGCTACCGATGAATCTTTCGCAAACCGCCGGGCTGGCGTCGAATCTGAAGTTCCCGGGAAAGATTGCGCGCTCCGAGGGCGGCAATGATGAGGAACTGTACGCCGTGTCCGACTCCGGCAATCATCGGGTTCTAATCATCGAAGCAAACGGTACCGTGCGCCATACGATCGGTGGGAAAGCGAGTGGTTTCGTCGATGGTAGCTTCAAGAAAGCTCGTTTCAACGCCCCGCAGGGTGTGGCCTTCCGTGGGATGGACACAGTGTTTGTTGCAGACAACGAAAATCATGCCATTCGCCGGATCGATCTTACCGAGCGTACGGTGAGTACCGTCGTCGGCAACGGGGTGCAGGGTAACGATCGCACGGGCGGGAAGGGAGGCCGGGAACAGCCTATCTCTTCGCCCTGGGACGTGGCGGTGTACACGACGCGTGATCTCGATATGTCGTTTCACGTGGACGAGTCGAAGGCACCGCTCAAAgaggtgctgctggtcgcAATGGCCGGCATCCACCAGATCTGGGCTGTCTTCCTGCAGGACACAATCTGGTGGAAGTTTAAAAAGTATAccgccggaagctgctggGCCATTGCTGGCAGTGGCCACGAGCAGAACCGCAACACTTCGTATCCACACAGTGCTGCGTTCGCGCAACCTTCCGGGTTAGCCATCAACCGAGAAGTGAAAGAGATGTACCTGGCGGACAGCGAGAGCTCGGCAATACGGAAGATTTCGCTGACCGACGGGAAAGTACTGGCAGTGGCCGGAGGTGATCGTAATCCAGTG gatttgtttgcatttggCGATGTGGACGGCAAGCAGTATGCGGCCAAGTTTCAGCATCCCCTCGGTGTGGCCTACAACTCGAAGGATGGTTGCATTTACGTGGCCGACACGTACAATCACAAGGTGAAGAAAATAGATGCCACCACCAACTGCGCCACGACCTGCGAGTTTCGCGAAGCGAATGGCGCCATTAAACGGTTTAACGAGCCGGCCGGGCTCTGCCTGGACCGCACCGGTCAACTGCTCTTTATCGCCGACACGAACAACCACGAGCTGTTCGTGGCCAATCTTTTCGACAGCACCATCCGTCCGCTGAAGCTCCACTTTCCAGTCGCCGAAGCGATGGACTGTGGCACCGAAGTGGTGCGATCGCAGAAACTAATCAAACTGTACCCGCGAAGTGGAAACGCCACACTTCGGCTAGGGTTTGATTTTGCGTTTCCGGAAACAAGCACAAAGCTTACCGAAGGAGCACCACAGCGGTGGTCACTGGCTCTGCCTTCTACGGAGTGGGGCTGTGAGCAAACGAAAGGTACACTCGATGTTTCCGTCCGCTCGTTGGCGCTGCACTTGACCCCACCGGCAGGGGTGTTCACTACGAACGGAAATCCGGTTACGATCGATGTCGCATTTAAGCTCAACCTCTGTGAGGGTGATGTCTGCTTTCCGAAGGAATTTACCGTTCGATTGGATGTGCAGCTGTGTGACGGCGCCGCGCAAGCGGTGGAAGGTGGCGACACTCAGGAACGGTGCCAGGTGCAGCTTTCGCGTGCGAAGGTTTTGCTGAAGCACGATTAG
- the LOC131216312 gene encoding clathrin light chain isoform X2: MNAFGDNFEKDVDPAAEFLAREQNALAGLEDEIPPVVATGAATTNGSLDGDPVPKAESTGLENELNGSFEMINNADAQEPPSTTTADYNLNTEDDNDDFAGFTVPKQVTEEPEKIRKWREDQKTRLEEKDREEERKKDELREQARKELEDWYKHHEEAISKTKAANRNAEKQFVAETDEIEPGTEWERIAKLCDFNPKTNKSSKDISRMRSIILQLKQNPIQSTKKV; encoded by the exons ATGAACGCATTCGGCGACAACTTTGAGAAAGACGTCGATCCTGCGGCCGAGTTTCTGGCCCGCGAACAGAACGCACTCGCGGGACTAGAGGATGAAATTCCGCCTGTGGTTGCTACTGGCGCTGCGACGACGAATGGTTCCCTCGACGGTGACCCGGTGCCGAAAGCAG aATCGACAGGACTTGAAAATGAGCTAAACGGAAGCTTTGAAATGATCAATAATGCCGATGCGCAAGAACCACCCTCCACTACTACTGCCGACTATAATCTCAACACAG aagatgataatgatgattttGCAGGCTTTACAG TCCCCAAGCAAGTGACGGAAGAACCGGAAAAGATTCGGAAGTGGCGCGAAGACCAGAAGACCCGGTTGGAGGAGAAAGATCGCGAGGAGGAGCGCAAAAAGGACGAGCTTCGCGAACAGGCCCGCAAGGAGCTGGAGGACTGGTACAAGCACCATGAAGAGGCCATCTCGAAAACGAAAGCCGCCAACAG GAACGCCGAAAAGCAGTTTGTTGCGGAGACGGACGAAATTGAACCGGGCACAGAGTGGGAACGGATTGCCAAGCTGTGCGACTTCAATCCGAAGACGAACAAGTCCAGCAAAGACATCTCTCGCATGCGTTCCATCATTCTGCAGTTGAAACAGAATCCAATCCAGTCCACCAAGAAAGTTTAA
- the LOC131216312 gene encoding clathrin light chain isoform X1, producing MNAFGDNFEKDVDPAAEFLAREQNALAGLEDEIPPVVATGAATTNGSLDGDPVPKAESTGLENELNGSFEMINNADAQEPPSTTTADYNLNTEDDNDDFAGFTVPKQVTEEPEKIRKWREDQKTRLEEKDREEERKKDELREQARKELEDWYKHHEEAISKTKAANRESAKNAEKQFVAETDEIEPGTEWERIAKLCDFNPKTNKSSKDISRMRSIILQLKQNPIQSTKKV from the exons ATGAACGCATTCGGCGACAACTTTGAGAAAGACGTCGATCCTGCGGCCGAGTTTCTGGCCCGCGAACAGAACGCACTCGCGGGACTAGAGGATGAAATTCCGCCTGTGGTTGCTACTGGCGCTGCGACGACGAATGGTTCCCTCGACGGTGACCCGGTGCCGAAAGCAG aATCGACAGGACTTGAAAATGAGCTAAACGGAAGCTTTGAAATGATCAATAATGCCGATGCGCAAGAACCACCCTCCACTACTACTGCCGACTATAATCTCAACACAG aagatgataatgatgattttGCAGGCTTTACAG TCCCCAAGCAAGTGACGGAAGAACCGGAAAAGATTCGGAAGTGGCGCGAAGACCAGAAGACCCGGTTGGAGGAGAAAGATCGCGAGGAGGAGCGCAAAAAGGACGAGCTTCGCGAACAGGCCCGCAAGGAGCTGGAGGACTGGTACAAGCACCATGAAGAGGCCATCTCGAAAACGAAAGCCGCCAACAG GGAATCGGCCAA GAACGCCGAAAAGCAGTTTGTTGCGGAGACGGACGAAATTGAACCGGGCACAGAGTGGGAACGGATTGCCAAGCTGTGCGACTTCAATCCGAAGACGAACAAGTCCAGCAAAGACATCTCTCGCATGCGTTCCATCATTCTGCAGTTGAAACAGAATCCAATCCAGTCCACCAAGAAAGTTTAA
- the LOC131216634 gene encoding mitochondrial import inner membrane translocase subunit Tim8, whose translation MADFGSSSDPPKSAVDPELQDFLMAENERARLSAQIHEFNDICWDKCMDKPSNKLDSRTESCMSNCVNRFVDTSLLITQRFAQSLQKSQGM comes from the exons ATGGCCGATTTcggaagcagcagcgaccCACCAAAATCAGCGGTCGATCCCGAGCTCCAGGACTTCCTGATGGCGGAGAACGAGCGCGCCCGGCTTAGTGCACAG ATCCACGAGTTTAATGACATTTGCTGGGACAAGTGCATGGATAAACCGAGCAACAAGCTGGACAGCCGGACTGAGAGCTGCATGTCGAACTGCGTGAATCGGTTTGTCGATACGTCCCTGTTGATAACGCAGCGATTCGCGCAAAGTTTGCAAAAGAGCCAAGGAATGTAA
- the LOC131209698 gene encoding dnaJ homolog subfamily C member 24-like produces the protein MSQNSAATNTRQISHYDVLQVANDATVEEIRKAYQTLALQFHPDKRKNDPDSERFIRIDGAWKVLRDEQSRRVYDAELMQRSCEDEYFVNEILTKADFDRNHEDGYNYHACRCGGYYVLPDEPIIEKIYVGCDECSLVVQVNPS, from the coding sequence ATGTCACAAAACAGCGctgcaacaaacacacgccaaaTTTCACATTATGACGTGTTGCAAGTGGCGAACGATGCAACGGTTGAGGAAATTCGAAAAGCTTATCAAACGTTGGCCTTGCAATTTCATCCTGATAAGCGGAAAAATGATCCCGATTCGGAGCGGTTTATTCGCATCGATGGAGCATGGAAGGTATTGCGGGATGAACAGTCGCGTCGAGTCTACGATGCAGAACTAATGCAACGGTCGTGCGAGGACGAGTATTTTGTGAACGAGATCCTTACGAAGGCAGATTTCGATAGAAACCACGAAGATGGCTACAATTATCACGCGTGCCGATGTGGCGGATATTATGTTTTACCGGATGAACCAATTATCGAAAAGATATACGTTGGTTGTGATGAATGCTCCCTAGTAGTGCAGGTAAACCCATcataa
- the LOC131216312 gene encoding clathrin light chain isoform X3 — MNAFGDNFEKDVDPAAEFLAREQNALAGLEDEIPPVVATGAATTNGSLDGDPVPKAESTGLENELNGSFEMINNADAQEPPSTTTADYNLNTVPKQVTEEPEKIRKWREDQKTRLEEKDREEERKKDELREQARKELEDWYKHHEEAISKTKAANRESAKNAEKQFVAETDEIEPGTEWERIAKLCDFNPKTNKSSKDISRMRSIILQLKQNPIQSTKKV, encoded by the exons ATGAACGCATTCGGCGACAACTTTGAGAAAGACGTCGATCCTGCGGCCGAGTTTCTGGCCCGCGAACAGAACGCACTCGCGGGACTAGAGGATGAAATTCCGCCTGTGGTTGCTACTGGCGCTGCGACGACGAATGGTTCCCTCGACGGTGACCCGGTGCCGAAAGCAG aATCGACAGGACTTGAAAATGAGCTAAACGGAAGCTTTGAAATGATCAATAATGCCGATGCGCAAGAACCACCCTCCACTACTACTGCCGACTATAATCTCAACACAG TCCCCAAGCAAGTGACGGAAGAACCGGAAAAGATTCGGAAGTGGCGCGAAGACCAGAAGACCCGGTTGGAGGAGAAAGATCGCGAGGAGGAGCGCAAAAAGGACGAGCTTCGCGAACAGGCCCGCAAGGAGCTGGAGGACTGGTACAAGCACCATGAAGAGGCCATCTCGAAAACGAAAGCCGCCAACAG GGAATCGGCCAA GAACGCCGAAAAGCAGTTTGTTGCGGAGACGGACGAAATTGAACCGGGCACAGAGTGGGAACGGATTGCCAAGCTGTGCGACTTCAATCCGAAGACGAACAAGTCCAGCAAAGACATCTCTCGCATGCGTTCCATCATTCTGCAGTTGAAACAGAATCCAATCCAGTCCACCAAGAAAGTTTAA
- the LOC131210755 gene encoding macoilin-1-like, producing MKRRNADCGKIRRPIKKNKIAEQIGSNTLLYVKFLLLWASVITADFLLEFRFEFLWPFWLLLRSVYDSFKYKGLAFSVLFVCIAITSDLVCLFFIPVQWLFFAASTYVWVQYVWHTDKGICLPTIILWILFVYLEAAIRWKDSRNIPHLDLCRPFAAHCIGYPVVTLGFGFKSYVGYCIRQRKQREVAKDNDFYMQLLQEALPKDESSLLDQVPGDGSSGTGSEQQLQKDLIVVTATTTSITASAVSMSSTLLNSMNTSSSSSTSSSSRSDAGQNHHHHHPHNHHNHHHHNHQQQQQQPNTHSKSAQNHKSPSNSTASTSHVNGHVSSGSSPSVNTSAMNGGLNHQPSSGQGSSKHRKSLDKDSSSTSSSASSTSNGSIKGSNGGGGAGGSGNFSYHQAIATFPQSNGGGCSTASNVATVTASSTKETSVSGAPQRGNDHGSNHVTSGPTVKDTKDSTSAASVGQNRKDSDKESSGNSVMTPPTGVRSANGVANRSKSPANGPSPCTGKAVGKQVNGHVPNLEPSQVQPPNAAANGLNGESSPVTVPVMEAKSSRSGRKNRLKQQQKAADQANISTIAKIFATLGLASTVTTLTTATTSTASGSSTTNSANFGGTTSTTATDCGTVPGSKDGREDGAGVQSGHENSPSARGGSGNTQQSADVGDVGPANAAQPKLPANGPPVPSSPTVVMVQKACEACPRLEGDLKKVRAEVAAHRQAESELRQKYDTTASNLKGCLQAKQKDCDELQSRYQELSNQRQQERQSLQTVERRLGEERRLRQSLESQLGNERKHRKLAEERVSRGECSEACMAKKRQMQLELDKLKHELLSSEESKHLAEKQTRSFEQEMRKFEVQLRNRESQQNTEVLMSALAAMQDKNATLEKSLSAETRVKLDLFSALGGARREVDILTCSLRSKEKEILDLNAKIVQLVAVMPTMPNDTLCLTGPVGSGTGQDGGPGASMMRLPDAPQLLPQPMSGGLNGVGGAGSGGTGQQPSPMSHMVLNGQPLIGQLGGGLGVLTSTMTTVSSSNSVCPPPGVTLASLASGAGGGGGSVGQLVQMQSTNQGNGNCPSGLDPNATVYTPKNNGMVGGTEA from the exons CAACACACTGCTCTACGTGAAATTCCTGCTACTATGGGCGTCCGTGATAACCGCAGACTTTCTGTTGGAGTTTCGCTTCGAATTCCTTTGGCCGTTCTGGCTCCTACTCCGCTCAGTTTATGATTCTTTCAAGTATAAGGGACTG GCCTTTTCCGTGCTATTCGTCTGCATAGCGATCACTTCCGATTTGGTGTGTCTATTCTTCATCCCCGTTCAGTGGCtgttttttgctgccagcACCTACGTTTGGGTGCAATACGTTTGGCACACGG ATAAAGGTATCTGTTTGCCGACGATAATACTTTGGATACTGTTCGTATACCTTGAGGCAGCCATTCGATGGAAGGATAGTCGTAACATACCACATCTCGATCTTTGTCGGCCATTTGCTGCCCACTG CATTGGCTACCCTGTGGTTacgctcggtttcggtttcaaaaGCTACGTCGGCTATTGCATCCGGCAGCGCAAGCAGCGAGAGGTAGCGAAGGACAATGACTTCTACATGCAGCTGCTACAGGAAGCGTTGCCCAAAGATGAATCCTCGCTACTCGACCAAGTGCCGGGAGACGGGTCGAGTGGCACAGGTTCAGAGCAACAGTTACAAAAAGATCTGATCGTCGTGACGGCAACGACCACGTCGATCACAGCATCGGCAGTGTCCATGTCGAGCACGTTACTAAATAGTATGAAcaccagtagcagcagtagcacctCCAGCAGTAGTCGAAGTGATGCTGGCCAgaatcatcaccatcatcatccgcacaatcatcacaaccaccaccaccataaccaccagcagcagcaacaacaaccgaataCTCATAGTAAGAGTGCTCAAAATCACAAATCTCCGAGCAATAGCACCGCGTCGACGTCGCATGTTAATGGGCACGTGAGTAGTGGCAGCTCGCCATCGGTCAACACCAGCGCGATGAACGGTGGCCTGAACCACCAGCCATCGTCCGGGCAGGGCTCTTCCAAGCACAGGAAAAGTTTGGACAAGGATAGCAGTAGCACCTCTTCGTCCGCATCGAGCACCTCAAATGGAAGCATCAAAGGGAgtaatggtggtggtggtgctggtggaagTGGGAACTTTTCGTATCACCAGGCCATCGCTACGTTTCCACAAAGTAACGGTGGTGGTTGCAGTACTGCATCAAACGTCGCTACTGTCACCGCCAGTAGTACAAAGGAGACTagcgtttccggtgcgcctCAGCGTGGGAACGACCATGGTAGCAATCACGTAACCAGTGGCCCGACGGTGAAGGACACGAAGGATTCCACCAGTGCTGCGTCCGTCGGGCAGAATCGCAAAGACAGTGACAAGGAATCGAGCGGGAATTCCGTAATGACACCTCCGACTGGCGTTCGAAGCGCGAACGGTGTGGCCAACCGTTCCAAAAGTCCCGCCAATGGTCCGTCACCATGCACGGGCAAAGCTGTCGGTAAACAGGTGAACGGTCATGTTCCGAATCTAGAACCGTCACAGGTGCAGCCACCCAACGCGGCGGCCAATGGTCTGAACGGGGAAAGCAGCCCGGTCACCGTCCCAGTAATGGAAGCCAAAAGCAGTCGGTCGGGGCGGAAAAATCGTCTCAAGCAGCAACAGAAAGCTGCAGATCAGGCGAACATTTCGACGATTGCAAAAATTTTCGCTACTCTGGGGCTGGCCTCTACCGTTACGACCTTAACGACAGCGACTACGAGCACGGCTTCCGGAAGCAGCACCACGAACAGTGCAAACTTCGGTGGAACCACGTCAACAACCGCGACCGATTGTGGGACGGTACCGGGCTCCAAGGATGGTCGAGAAGATGGAGCAGGTGTGCAGAGTGGCCACGAGAATTCACCCTCGGCGAGAGGCGGTTCTGGTAATACTCAACAAAGCGCTGACGTCGGAGACGTCGGCCCAGCGAATGCGGCCCAACCGAAGCTTCCTGCCAATGGGCCACCAGTTCCTTCTTCGCCGACCGTAGTAATGGTGCAGAAAGCATGTGAGGCTTGCCCGCGGCTAGAGGGTGACCTCAAGAAAGTGCGCGCTGAAGTAGCAGCACATCGACAGGCGGAGAGCGAACTTCGCCAAAAGTACGACACGACAGCCAGCAACCTGAAGGGGTGCTTGCAAGCGAAACAGAAGGATTGTGACGAACTGCAGAGCAG ATACCAAGAGCTGAGTaaccagcggcagcaggagcGCCAAAGTTTGCAAACCGTCGAACGACGGCTGGGCGAAGAACGACGACTGCGCCAATCGCTGGAATCACAACTCGGCAACGAGCGGAAACACCGAAAGCTGGCGGAGGAGCGCGTTTCACGAGGAGAGTGCAGTGAGGCGTGCATGGCTAAGAAGCGCCAAATGCAGCTCGAGCTCGATAAGCTGAAGCACGAGCTGTTGAGCTCCGAAGAGTCGAAGCACCTGGCCGAAAAGCAGACACGCAGTTTCGAGCAGGAG ATGAGAAAGTTCGAAGTGCAGTTACGCAATCGTGAATCGCAGCAAAATACGGAAGTGCTGATGAGTGCACTGGCCGCGATGCAGGACAAGAATGCGACGCTCGAGAAGAGCCTGTCGGCCGAAACGAGAGTTAAGCTGGACTTATTCTCGGCCCTGGGCGGTGCTCGGCGAGAGGTGGACATTCTAACCT GTTCACTGCGCtcaaaagaaaaggaaattcTCGATCTAAACGCAAAGATCGTGCAGCTCGTTGCGGTAATGCCGACGATGCCGAACGATACTCTCTGTCTGACGGGTCCGGTTGGCAGTGGCACCGGGCAGGACGGCGGGCCGGGCGCGTCGATGATGCGGTTGCCCGATGCACCGCAACTCCTTCCGCAACCGATGAGCGGCGGACTgaacggtgtcggtggtgctgggAGCGGTGGCACGGGCCAGCAGCCGAGCCCGATGTCACACATGGTACTGAATGGGCAACCGTTGATCGGTCAATTAGGTGGCGGTCTCGGTGTGCTAACGTCCACGATGACGACCGTTTCGTCCTCGAACTCGGTCTGCCCACCTCCCGGTGTCACTCTGGCCTCtctcgcttccggtgctggaGGTGGTGGGGGCAGCGTGGGACAATTAGTACAAATGCAAAGTACGAATCAGGGCAACGGAAACTGCCCTTCCGGTTTGGACCCGAATGCGACCGTCTACACGCCAAAGAACAATGGCATGGTGGGCGGCACCGAGGCCTGA
- the LOC131215368 gene encoding bombyxin-related peptide B-like codes for MHNPARHRDGSETKSGVHCEYLYLVLMLLAVSVPSAYGYHFDASQRKAHYCGRMLSDTLAKICTTYNGMGKKADKALVLNFEGRHGDSRILEEVQHNVEELRDLQERSSDLIYQSLISLQHLQSNHMVQHRVRRQVVKECCVQSCTLDTLRTYCAN; via the exons ATGCACAATCCGGCAAGGCATCGAGACGgcagcgaaacgaaatcgGGTGTACATTGCGAGTATCTGTATCTTGTGCtaatgctgctggccgtttcgGTACCGAGTGCGTATGGATATCATTTTGATGCTTCGCAACGAAAAGCGCACTACTGTGGACGGATGCTGAGTGATACGCTGGCCAAAATATGCACCACTTACAACGGCATGGGCAAGAAGGCGG ACAAAGCGTTAGTGCTCAACTTTGAGGGCAGGCATGGCGATTCGCGGATTCTGGAGGAGGTCCAGCACAACGTGGAGGAATTGCGCGACCTTCAAGAACGCTCGTCGGACCTGATCTACCAGTCGTTGATATCGCTGCAGCACTTGCAGTCCAACCACATGGTACAGCATCGAGTGCGGCGACAGGTGGTGAAGGAGTGCTGCGTCCAGAGTTGCACCTTGGACACTCTACGCACGTACTGCGCCAACTAG
- the LOC131209987 gene encoding F-box/LRR-repeat protein 15-like — MSARTSRARLIQKQPETLFHSCIRFVAKNLRLYREIEYLELLPALVKNAIFLNVVRVHNGFHDEELPRLLLNSSLTRINLSTSTITDGMLALLAEKCPHLRSLTLTEGNYRFSRAGLEEMIVRLGKLQRLYAKHCPLIDDAFVRLLASSCPQLDTLDLESCKNVGDDAADCLRVMPLVRLNVSHTGITDKFLKAIANEQCGKSLEDLNVGHCAITRDGLAALPWDTIKYIGFEGCSIEDLDIVGFGKHLKYIYWTISN; from the exons ATGAGTGCACGAACGAGTCGCGCACGGCTGATCCAGAAGCAACCAGAGACTCTGTTCCATTC GTGCATCCGATTTGTGGCGAAAAATCTAAGATTGTATCGTGAAATCGAGTACCTAGAGCTGTTGCCGGCGCTGGTAAAGAATGCTATCTTTCTCAATGTCGTACGCGTCCACAACGGTTTCCATGACGAGGAACTGCCCCGATTGCTGCTTAACTCGTCGCTCACCAGGATAAACCTGTCCACGTCGACGATCACCGACGGAATGCTGGCGTTGTTGGCCGAAAAATGTCCTCACCTACGTAGCCTTACTCTGACCGAGGGCAACTATCGGTTCAGCCGCGCGGGACTGGAAGAAATGATTGTACGGTTGGGCAAATTGCAGCGGCTCTATGCCAAGCACTGCCCGCTGATCGACGACGCATTCGTGCGGTTGCTTGCATCTAGCTGCCCGCAACTGGACACGCTCGACCTGGAGTCGTGCAAGAACGTGGGAGATGATGCTGCGGACTGCCTTCGCGTGATGCCGCTGGTTCGGCTGAACGTTTCGCACACTGGCATCACCGACAAATTTCTGAAGGCGATTGCAAACGAACAGTGCGGGAAATCTCTCGAGGATCTGAACGTTGGCCACTGCGCGATTACGCGGGATGGACTGGCGGCTCTGCCCTGGGATACGATCAAGTACATAGGCTTCGAGGGATGCAGCATTGAAG ATCTCGATATTGTTGGGTTCGGAAAGCACCTGAAATACATCTACTGGACTATTTCTAACTGA
- the LOC131216312 gene encoding clathrin light chain isoform X4: protein MNAFGDNFEKDVDPAAEFLAREQNALAGLEDEIPPVVATGAATTNGSLDGDPVPKAEDDNDDFAGFTVPKQVTEEPEKIRKWREDQKTRLEEKDREEERKKDELREQARKELEDWYKHHEEAISKTKAANRESAKNAEKQFVAETDEIEPGTEWERIAKLCDFNPKTNKSSKDISRMRSIILQLKQNPIQSTKKV from the exons ATGAACGCATTCGGCGACAACTTTGAGAAAGACGTCGATCCTGCGGCCGAGTTTCTGGCCCGCGAACAGAACGCACTCGCGGGACTAGAGGATGAAATTCCGCCTGTGGTTGCTACTGGCGCTGCGACGACGAATGGTTCCCTCGACGGTGACCCGGTGCCGAAAGCAG aagatgataatgatgattttGCAGGCTTTACAG TCCCCAAGCAAGTGACGGAAGAACCGGAAAAGATTCGGAAGTGGCGCGAAGACCAGAAGACCCGGTTGGAGGAGAAAGATCGCGAGGAGGAGCGCAAAAAGGACGAGCTTCGCGAACAGGCCCGCAAGGAGCTGGAGGACTGGTACAAGCACCATGAAGAGGCCATCTCGAAAACGAAAGCCGCCAACAG GGAATCGGCCAA GAACGCCGAAAAGCAGTTTGTTGCGGAGACGGACGAAATTGAACCGGGCACAGAGTGGGAACGGATTGCCAAGCTGTGCGACTTCAATCCGAAGACGAACAAGTCCAGCAAAGACATCTCTCGCATGCGTTCCATCATTCTGCAGTTGAAACAGAATCCAATCCAGTCCACCAAGAAAGTTTAA